One region of Pseudomonas alvandae genomic DNA includes:
- a CDS encoding ABC transporter ATP-binding protein, whose translation MLQFENVSTFYGKIQALHSVNVEVRQGEIVTLIGANGAGKSTLLMTLCGSPQAHSGSIRYMGEELVGQDSARIMRKSIAVVPEGRRVFARLTVEENLAMGGFFTDKGDYQEQMDKVLHLFPRLKERFTQRGGTMSGGEQQMLAIGRALMSKPKLLLLDEPSLGLAPIIIQQIFDIIEQLRKDGVTVFLVEQNANQALKIADRAYVLENGRVVMQGTGEALLTDPKVREAYLGG comes from the coding sequence ATGCTGCAGTTCGAAAACGTTTCCACCTTCTACGGCAAGATCCAGGCGCTGCACAGCGTCAACGTCGAGGTCCGCCAGGGCGAAATCGTCACGCTGATCGGTGCCAACGGCGCCGGCAAGTCCACGCTGCTGATGACGCTCTGCGGTTCGCCCCAGGCCCACAGCGGCAGCATCCGCTACATGGGTGAGGAATTGGTGGGCCAGGACTCGGCGCGCATCATGCGCAAGAGCATCGCGGTGGTGCCGGAAGGTCGTCGGGTATTTGCCCGGCTGACCGTGGAAGAGAACCTCGCCATGGGCGGGTTCTTCACCGACAAGGGCGACTATCAGGAACAGATGGACAAGGTGCTGCACCTTTTCCCACGCCTGAAAGAACGTTTTACCCAGCGCGGCGGCACCATGTCCGGCGGCGAACAGCAAATGCTCGCCATCGGCCGTGCGCTGATGAGCAAGCCCAAGCTGCTGTTGCTCGACGAGCCTTCCCTGGGCCTGGCGCCGATCATCATCCAGCAGATCTTCGACATCATCGAACAACTGCGCAAGGATGGCGTGACGGTGTTCCTGGTGGAGCAGAACGCCAACCAGGCGCTGAAGATCGCAGACCGGGCGTACGTACTGGAGAACGGTCGCGTGGTGATGCAAGGCACCGGTGAAGCGCTGCTGACCGACCCGAAAGTGCGCGAGGCGTACTTGGGGGGTTGA
- a CDS encoding LysR family transcriptional regulator — MSEIDDLAAFAVLVEAGSFTLAAQQLGCSKGQLSKRISLLEERFSVLLLQRTTRRLSLTAAGAALLPQAQALLVQVERARQALARLKGEVSGPVRMTVPVSLGETFFEGLLTEFAHAYPDVQIELELNNGYRDLSRDGFDLAIRSDAAIDERLVARPLLAWHEMTCASPAYLERYGEPETPQALAEHKCLLNSHYSGREEWLYHQQHELLRVRVSGPFASNHYSLLKKAALAGAGVARLPSYLLNEELADGRLRWLLRDFQTRRMPMYLVHPYQGGLPKRTQVLADYLIEWFKRSGEALDRL; from the coding sequence ATGAGCGAAATAGACGACCTCGCCGCGTTTGCCGTGCTGGTCGAGGCTGGAAGTTTCACCTTGGCGGCGCAGCAGTTGGGGTGCAGCAAGGGGCAACTGTCCAAGCGCATCAGTCTTCTGGAGGAACGGTTTTCGGTGCTGCTGCTCCAGCGCACGACACGACGCTTGAGTCTCACTGCGGCGGGCGCTGCGCTGTTGCCCCAGGCCCAGGCGTTGTTGGTCCAGGTGGAAAGGGCGCGTCAGGCATTGGCCCGCTTGAAGGGCGAAGTTTCCGGGCCGGTGCGTATGACGGTTCCGGTTTCGTTGGGCGAAACCTTCTTCGAGGGGCTGCTTACCGAGTTTGCCCATGCCTATCCCGACGTGCAGATCGAGCTGGAGCTCAACAACGGCTATCGCGATCTATCCCGCGATGGTTTCGACCTGGCGATCCGCTCCGATGCGGCGATCGATGAGCGATTGGTGGCTCGTCCGTTGCTGGCCTGGCATGAAATGACCTGCGCCAGTCCGGCTTATCTGGAGCGCTACGGCGAGCCGGAAACACCCCAGGCCCTGGCGGAGCACAAGTGCTTGCTCAACAGCCACTACAGCGGACGTGAGGAATGGCTGTACCACCAGCAACACGAATTGCTGCGGGTGCGAGTGTCCGGGCCGTTTGCCAGCAACCATTACAGCCTGTTGAAAAAAGCCGCCCTGGCGGGTGCCGGCGTTGCCCGGTTACCGTCTTACCTGCTCAACGAGGAATTGGCTGACGGGCGCCTGCGCTGGTTGCTGCGGGACTTCCAGACCCGGCGCATGCCGATGTACCTGGTGCACCCGTATCAGGGCGGGCTGCCCAAGCGCACGCAGGTGCTGGCTGATTATTTGATTGAGTGGTTCAAGAGGAGTGGGGAAGCGTTGGATCGGTTGTAG
- a CDS encoding COG3650 family protein, translating into MRAARSLLFVALLPLFAGCQLLEAPRQSVSHAGQTRMQGELTAADGKLVFQPCQEQRRYIVNDAGGTSVLQQAATLADDSGKVFADLRGRIVSSASAGTESQLDVEQLYRLEPSATACDNADFKRVILRAAGHSPEWALTASGKGLVLDRAGQPPLAVPYVEEQLGDGRFNLGTEANGQKVELWVTPARCVDSATGSVQHMSAELRVNGQVQRGCAYFGGARDD; encoded by the coding sequence ATGCGTGCCGCTCGTTCCTTGTTATTTGTCGCCCTTCTTCCACTGTTCGCCGGCTGCCAGTTGCTCGAAGCCCCGCGCCAGAGCGTGTCCCATGCCGGGCAAACGCGTATGCAAGGCGAACTGACGGCAGCGGATGGCAAGCTGGTGTTCCAGCCGTGCCAGGAACAGCGCCGCTACATCGTCAATGACGCTGGCGGCACCAGCGTCCTGCAACAAGCCGCCACCTTGGCGGATGATAGCGGCAAGGTGTTCGCCGACTTGCGCGGTCGCATCGTTTCCAGCGCGTCGGCCGGTACCGAGAGTCAGTTGGACGTCGAGCAACTGTATCGCCTGGAACCTTCGGCGACCGCTTGCGACAACGCTGACTTCAAGCGCGTGATTCTGCGTGCAGCGGGCCACAGCCCAGAATGGGCCCTCACGGCCAGCGGCAAAGGCCTGGTGCTGGACCGCGCAGGCCAGCCCCCACTGGCGGTGCCTTACGTCGAGGAGCAACTGGGCGATGGCCGCTTCAACCTCGGCACCGAAGCCAACGGCCAGAAAGTCGAGCTCTGGGTCACGCCAGCGCGCTGTGTCGACAGCGCCACCGGCAGCGTGCAACACATGAGTGCGGAGTTGCGGGTCAACGGCCAGGTCCAGCGCGGTTGCGCCTATTTCGGCGGCGCGCGCGACGACTGA
- a CDS encoding spinster family MFS transporter, whose translation MQNSTQAANAWRILFLLFLANLFNFFDRTIPAIIIEPIRMEWSLSDFQIGIIGTAFTIVYAIAGLPLGRMADTGSRSKLMGWGLAAWSGLTAVNGLVGSFWAFLLVRMGVGIGEASYAPAANSLIGDLFPAHRRARAMGIFMLGLPLGLLLAFFTIGAMVKAFDSWRAPFFIAAVPGLVLAVFMFFIKEPKRGAAETVQVSQEKVDKPVRRVLAIPTFLWLVLAGLCFNFATYACNSFLVPMLQRYFGMPLHEAAVATGIMVGVTGLFGLTLGGWVADKIHQRVPNGRLLFAAFSLAISTVTTAWALHAGRIEIGVFVAVFSVGWLFAYNFYTCVYTAIQDVVEPRLRATAMALYFAGLYLLGGGLGPVVVGGLSDYFARTAMTAAGVDQMTEAFKAIGLHDAMYLIPVALLLTMVFLFLASRCFVRDAKRMKEGMSVTVEPGGVAATA comes from the coding sequence ATGCAGAACTCGACCCAAGCGGCGAATGCCTGGCGCATTCTGTTCCTGTTGTTCCTGGCCAACCTGTTCAACTTCTTCGACCGCACCATCCCGGCGATCATCATCGAACCGATCCGCATGGAATGGAGCCTCAGCGACTTCCAGATCGGCATCATCGGTACCGCGTTCACCATCGTCTACGCCATTGCCGGCTTGCCGCTGGGGCGCATGGCCGATACCGGTTCGCGCAGCAAGTTGATGGGGTGGGGCCTGGCGGCCTGGAGTGGGCTGACGGCGGTGAATGGCCTGGTGGGCAGTTTCTGGGCGTTCCTGCTGGTGCGCATGGGCGTGGGCATCGGTGAGGCGAGTTATGCACCGGCGGCGAATTCGCTGATTGGAGATCTGTTCCCGGCTCACCGCCGGGCGCGGGCGATGGGCATCTTCATGCTGGGTCTGCCGCTGGGCCTGCTGCTGGCATTCTTCACCATTGGCGCGATGGTCAAGGCGTTCGACAGCTGGCGTGCGCCGTTCTTCATCGCGGCGGTGCCGGGGCTGGTGCTGGCGGTGTTCATGTTTTTTATCAAGGAGCCCAAGCGCGGCGCGGCCGAAACCGTGCAGGTGTCCCAGGAAAAGGTTGATAAGCCGGTTCGCCGGGTGCTGGCAATTCCGACCTTTCTCTGGCTGGTGCTGGCAGGGCTTTGCTTCAACTTCGCGACTTATGCCTGCAACTCGTTCCTGGTGCCGATGTTGCAGCGTTATTTCGGGATGCCGCTGCACGAGGCGGCCGTGGCCACCGGCATCATGGTCGGCGTAACCGGATTGTTCGGTCTGACCTTGGGCGGTTGGGTCGCCGACAAGATCCACCAGCGCGTGCCCAACGGCCGTCTGCTGTTTGCAGCGTTCAGCCTGGCGATTTCCACCGTCACCACGGCGTGGGCCCTGCATGCAGGGCGCATCGAGATCGGTGTGTTCGTGGCGGTATTCAGTGTCGGTTGGCTGTTTGCCTACAATTTCTACACCTGCGTCTATACCGCGATCCAGGACGTGGTGGAGCCGCGCCTGCGTGCCACGGCGATGGCGTTGTATTTCGCCGGATTGTATTTGCTCGGCGGGGGCCTGGGGCCGGTGGTGGTGGGTGGCTTGTCCGACTACTTCGCCCGCACGGCCATGACGGCCGCCGGTGTCGACCAGATGACCGAAGCGTTCAAGGCCATCGGCCTGCATGACGCGATGTACCTGATCCCGGTGGCGCTGCTGCTGACCATGGTGTTCCTGTTCCTGGCGTCTCGCTGCTTCGTGCGCGATGCCAAGCGGATGAAGGAGGGGATGAGCGTGACCGTGGAGCCGGGTGGCGTGGCGGCGACAGCTTGA
- a CDS encoding short chain dehydrogenase, whose protein sequence is MKILLIGANGTIGSAIDNELSPRHEIVRIGRHSGDVQVDISDSASIRALFEKTGRFDALVCAAGNVTFAPLGDMTEDSFALGLKDKLMGQVNLLLIGREFANDGASFTFTTGVLSHDPIKSGASAALVNGALDSFVRAAAIELPGLRVNSVSPNVLLEAMDKYAPYFRGYKPVPAADVALAYAKSVEGLQTGQTFHVG, encoded by the coding sequence ATGAAAATCCTGTTGATCGGTGCCAACGGCACCATCGGTTCAGCCATCGATAACGAGCTATCGCCGCGCCATGAAATCGTGCGCATTGGCCGCCACAGCGGTGACGTGCAGGTGGACATCAGCGACAGCGCCTCGATCCGCGCCCTGTTCGAAAAGACCGGGCGCTTCGACGCGCTGGTCTGTGCCGCAGGCAACGTCACCTTCGCGCCCCTGGGCGACATGACCGAGGACAGCTTCGCCCTCGGCTTGAAGGACAAACTGATGGGCCAGGTCAACCTGCTGCTGATCGGCCGCGAATTTGCCAACGACGGCGCATCTTTTACCTTCACCACCGGCGTGCTCAGTCACGACCCCATCAAGAGTGGCGCCTCGGCAGCCCTGGTGAACGGCGCCCTCGACAGTTTTGTACGCGCGGCGGCAATCGAATTGCCGGGGTTACGGGTCAATTCGGTGAGCCCGAACGTACTGCTGGAAGCGATGGACAAATATGCCCCGTATTTCCGCGGTTATAAGCCGGTTCCTGCGGCTGATGTGGCGTTGGCCTACGCCAAGAGTGTCGAAGGCCTACAAACCGGCCAGACTTTTCATGTGGGCTAA
- the livH gene encoding high-affinity branched-chain amino acid ABC transporter permease LivH, which translates to MPDIYHFFQQLVNGLTVGSTYALIAIGYTMVYGIIGMINFAHGEVYMIGSYVAFIAIAGLAMMGLDSVPLLMTAAFIASIVVTSSYGYSIERIAYRPLRGSNRLIPLISAIGMSIFLQNTVLLSQDSKDKSIPNLIPGNFAIGPGGAHEVLISYMQIVVFVVTLVAMLGLTLFISRSRLGRACRACAEDIKMANLLGINTNNIIALTFVIGAALAAIAAVLLSMQYGVINPNAGFLVGLKAFTAAVLGGIGSIPGAMLGGLVLGVAEAFGADIFGDQYKDVVAFGLLVLVLLFRPTGILGRPEVEKV; encoded by the coding sequence ATGCCTGACATCTATCACTTCTTCCAGCAGCTGGTTAACGGCCTGACCGTTGGCAGCACGTATGCCCTGATCGCCATCGGCTATACGATGGTCTACGGCATCATTGGAATGATCAACTTCGCCCACGGCGAGGTGTACATGATCGGCTCCTACGTGGCGTTCATCGCCATCGCCGGGCTGGCCATGATGGGACTCGACAGTGTCCCGCTGTTGATGACCGCGGCTTTCATCGCGAGCATCGTGGTCACCAGTTCCTATGGCTACAGCATCGAACGGATTGCCTATCGCCCCCTGCGCGGCAGCAACCGTCTGATCCCGCTGATTTCCGCCATCGGCATGTCGATTTTCCTGCAGAACACGGTACTGCTTTCGCAAGACTCCAAGGACAAATCCATTCCCAACCTGATTCCGGGCAACTTTGCCATCGGGCCAGGTGGGGCACATGAAGTGCTGATTTCCTACATGCAAATCGTGGTGTTCGTGGTGACCCTGGTCGCCATGCTCGGCCTCACCTTGTTCATCTCCCGTTCCCGCCTGGGCCGCGCCTGCCGCGCCTGCGCCGAGGACATCAAGATGGCCAACCTGCTGGGCATCAACACCAACAACATCATCGCCCTGACCTTCGTCATCGGTGCGGCCCTGGCGGCCATCGCCGCGGTGCTGTTGAGCATGCAATACGGCGTAATCAACCCCAACGCCGGCTTCCTCGTCGGCCTGAAGGCCTTTACCGCCGCGGTACTGGGCGGCATCGGCAGCATCCCCGGGGCAATGCTCGGCGGGCTGGTGCTGGGCGTGGCGGAAGCCTTTGGCGCCGACATCTTCGGCGACCAGTACAAGGACGTCGTGGCGTTCGGCTTGTTGGTTCTGGTTCTGTTATTCCGGCCGACCGGCATCCTGGGCCGCCCGGAGGTTGAAAAAGTATGA
- the livG gene encoding high-affinity branched-chain amino acid ABC transporter ATP-binding protein LivG, with amino-acid sequence MSREILKVENLSMRFGGLLAVNGVALTVKEKQVVALIGPNGAGKTTVFNCLTGFYQPTGGTILLDGEPIQGLAGHHIARKGVVRTFQNVRLFKDMTAVENLLIAQHRHLNTNFFAGLFKTPAFRKSEREAMEYAEYWLDKVNLTEFANRTAGTLAYGQQRRLEIARCMMTRPRILMLDEPAAGLNPKETEDLKALISVLREEHNVTVLLIEHDMKLVMSISDHIVVINQGTPLADGTPEQIRDNPEVIKAYLGEA; translated from the coding sequence ATGAGCCGCGAGATCCTCAAGGTTGAAAACCTAAGCATGCGCTTTGGCGGCTTGCTGGCGGTCAACGGCGTGGCCCTGACCGTAAAAGAAAAACAAGTGGTTGCCTTGATCGGGCCGAACGGCGCGGGCAAGACCACCGTGTTCAACTGCCTGACCGGCTTCTACCAGCCCACCGGCGGCACCATCCTGCTGGACGGCGAGCCGATCCAGGGCCTGGCCGGCCACCACATCGCCCGCAAGGGCGTGGTGCGGACCTTCCAGAACGTGCGGCTGTTCAAGGACATGACGGCGGTCGAGAACCTGTTGATCGCCCAGCACCGTCACCTGAACACCAACTTCTTTGCCGGCCTGTTCAAGACCCCGGCGTTCCGCAAGAGCGAACGCGAGGCCATGGAGTACGCCGAGTATTGGCTCGACAAGGTCAACCTCACCGAGTTCGCCAACCGTACCGCCGGCACCCTGGCCTACGGTCAGCAACGGCGCCTGGAGATCGCCCGCTGCATGATGACCCGTCCGCGGATCCTCATGCTCGACGAACCGGCCGCTGGCCTGAACCCGAAGGAAACCGAAGACCTGAAGGCGTTGATCAGCGTGTTGCGCGAGGAGCACAACGTCACCGTGCTGCTGATCGAGCACGACATGAAGCTGGTCATGAGCATTTCCGACCACATCGTCGTGATCAACCAGGGCACGCCCCTGGCCGATGGCACGCCGGAACAGATCCGCGACAATCCTGAAGTGATCAAAGCCTACCTGGGGGAAGCGTAA
- a CDS encoding high-affinity branched-chain amino acid ABC transporter permease LivM — MTRHLKSALFSALLVWAVAYPVLGLKLTIVGINLEVHGTSPAILATIAICSVLMFLRVLFSTQISAAWKASPGVPVIPAKASNFLTLPSTQRWIVLGLIVVALVWPFFGSRGAVDIATLILIYVMLGLGLNIVVGLAGLLDLGYVGFYAVGAYSYALLSHYFGLSFWICLPIAGMMAATFGFLLGFPVLRLRGDYLAIVTLGFGEIIRLFLRNLTDITGGPNGISNIEKPTFFGLTFERKAAEGLQTFHEYFGLQYNSINKVIFLYLVALLLALAALFVINRLLRMPIGRAWEALREDEIACRALGLNPTVIKLSAFTLGAAFAGFAGSFFAARQGLVTPESFTFIESAIILAIVVLGGMGSQLGVILAAIVMILLPEMMREFSEYRMLMFGALMVLMMIWRPQGLLPMQRPHMELRK; from the coding sequence ATGACTAGGCATCTCAAATCGGCGCTTTTCAGCGCCCTGCTGGTCTGGGCCGTGGCCTACCCGGTACTCGGTCTCAAACTGACCATCGTCGGCATCAACCTGGAAGTGCACGGCACCAGCCCGGCCATCCTTGCCACCATCGCGATCTGCTCTGTGCTGATGTTCCTGCGCGTGCTGTTCAGCACGCAGATCAGCGCTGCATGGAAAGCATCGCCCGGCGTGCCGGTGATCCCGGCCAAGGCCAGCAACTTCCTGACCCTGCCGTCGACCCAGCGCTGGATCGTGCTGGGCCTGATCGTCGTGGCCCTGGTGTGGCCGTTCTTCGGTTCGCGCGGCGCGGTAGATATCGCCACGCTGATCCTGATCTACGTGATGCTGGGCCTGGGCCTGAACATCGTCGTAGGCCTGGCCGGGCTGCTGGACCTGGGCTACGTCGGTTTCTATGCCGTCGGCGCCTACAGCTACGCGCTGCTGTCCCACTACTTCGGCCTGAGCTTCTGGATCTGCCTGCCGATCGCCGGGATGATGGCCGCCACCTTCGGTTTCCTGCTGGGTTTCCCGGTCCTGCGCTTGCGCGGTGACTACCTGGCGATCGTGACCCTGGGTTTTGGCGAGATCATCCGTCTGTTCCTGCGCAACCTGACCGACATCACCGGTGGCCCGAACGGCATCAGCAACATCGAGAAACCGACGTTCTTCGGCCTGACCTTCGAGCGCAAGGCCGCCGAAGGCCTGCAGACCTTCCACGAGTACTTCGGCCTGCAATACAACTCGATCAACAAGGTGATCTTCCTCTATCTGGTTGCCCTGTTGCTGGCCCTGGCCGCGCTGTTCGTCATCAACCGCCTGCTGCGCATGCCGATCGGCCGCGCCTGGGAGGCATTGCGTGAAGACGAAATCGCCTGCCGTGCGCTGGGTCTCAACCCGACCGTGATCAAGCTGTCGGCGTTTACCCTGGGCGCTGCGTTTGCCGGTTTCGCCGGTAGCTTCTTTGCCGCCCGCCAAGGCCTGGTGACGCCCGAGTCCTTCACCTTCATCGAGTCGGCGATCATTCTCGCCATCGTCGTGCTGGGCGGGATGGGCTCGCAGTTGGGTGTGATCCTGGCGGCGATCGTAATGATCCTGCTTCCCGAAATGATGCGTGAATTCAGTGAATACCGCATGTTGATGTTCGGCGCCTTGATGGTGCTGATGATGATCTGGCGTCCTCAAGGTCTGCTGCCGATGCAACGCCCACACATGGAGCTGCGCAAATGA
- a CDS encoding branched-chain amino acid ABC transporter substrate-binding protein, with protein MTKATKQISKLFAAMVLAGVASHSFAADTIKIGIAGPKTGPVAQYGDMQFSGSKMAIEQINAKGGVNGKQLVAVEYDDACDPKQAVAVANKVVNDGVKFVVGHLCSSSTQPASDIYEDEGVIMITPAATSPDITARGYKMIFRTIGLDSAQGPAAGNYIADHVKPKIVAVLHDKQQYGEGIASAVKATLEKKGTKVAVFEGVNAGDKDFSSMIAKLKQANVDFVYYGGYHPELGLILRQAQEKGLKAKFMGPEGVGNDSISQIAKEASEGLLVTLPKSFDQDPANVALADAFKAKKEDPSGPFVFPSYSAVQVIAQAITSTKSEDPEKVAEAIHAGTFKTPTGDLSFDKNGDLKDFKFVVYEWHFGKPKTEASPQ; from the coding sequence ATGACTAAGGCTACTAAGCAGATTTCCAAACTGTTTGCCGCTATGGTTCTGGCCGGGGTTGCCAGCCATTCGTTTGCCGCCGACACCATCAAGATCGGCATCGCCGGCCCGAAAACCGGCCCTGTAGCCCAATACGGCGACATGCAGTTCAGCGGCTCCAAGATGGCGATCGAGCAGATCAACGCCAAGGGCGGCGTCAACGGCAAGCAACTGGTCGCCGTTGAATACGACGACGCCTGCGATCCAAAACAAGCGGTCGCGGTCGCGAACAAGGTCGTCAACGACGGCGTCAAGTTCGTGGTCGGCCACCTGTGCTCCAGCTCTACCCAGCCCGCTTCGGACATCTACGAAGACGAAGGCGTGATCATGATCACGCCAGCGGCCACCAGCCCGGACATCACCGCTCGTGGCTACAAGATGATCTTCCGCACCATCGGCCTGGACAGCGCCCAAGGCCCAGCGGCCGGCAACTACATCGCCGACCACGTCAAGCCGAAGATCGTTGCGGTCCTGCACGACAAGCAGCAGTACGGTGAAGGCATCGCGAGCGCGGTGAAAGCCACCCTCGAGAAGAAAGGCACCAAGGTTGCCGTGTTCGAAGGCGTAAACGCCGGCGACAAGGACTTCTCCTCGATGATCGCCAAGCTCAAGCAAGCCAACGTCGACTTCGTCTACTACGGCGGCTACCACCCGGAGCTGGGCCTGATCCTGCGTCAAGCCCAGGAAAAAGGCCTGAAGGCCAAGTTCATGGGTCCGGAAGGCGTGGGTAACGACTCGATCTCGCAAATCGCCAAGGAAGCTTCCGAAGGCCTGCTGGTGACCCTGCCGAAATCCTTCGACCAGGATCCGGCCAACGTCGCCCTGGCTGACGCGTTCAAGGCCAAGAAAGAAGACCCGAGCGGTCCGTTCGTATTCCCGTCCTACTCCGCTGTGCAAGTGATCGCCCAGGCCATCACCTCCACCAAGAGCGAAGACCCGGAAAAAGTGGCTGAAGCCATCCACGCCGGCACCTTCAAGACGCCGACCGGTGACCTGAGCTTCGACAAGAACGGCGACCTGAAAGACTTCAAGTTCGTGGTTTACGAGTGGCATTTCGGCAAACCTAAAACCGAAGCTTCGCCTCAGTAA
- a CDS encoding DUF2288 domain-containing protein — protein sequence MNQEPSTLYAKLLGETASITWKELEPFFAKGALLWVDPALDLIAAAEAVAQDEGTKVAAWLGAGQVAKLSETRALDFFERDPELWAVVVSPWILIQERASN from the coding sequence ATGAATCAAGAACCTAGCACCCTCTATGCCAAATTGCTCGGTGAAACCGCATCTATCACTTGGAAGGAGCTGGAGCCGTTCTTTGCCAAGGGTGCCCTATTGTGGGTCGACCCGGCACTGGATCTGATCGCAGCCGCCGAGGCCGTTGCGCAGGACGAAGGTACCAAAGTCGCCGCCTGGCTGGGCGCCGGGCAGGTCGCCAAGCTGTCTGAAACGCGGGCGCTGGATTTTTTCGAGCGCGATCCAGAACTCTGGGCCGTGGTGGTTTCACCGTGGATCCTGATCCAGGAAAGGGCATCGAATTGA
- a CDS encoding NAD(P)/FAD-dependent oxidoreductase, translated as MLRITELKLPIDHPEEDLRPAIVQRLGIASDDLLDFTLFKRSYDARKKSSELCFIYTIDLTVRDEASVLRKFADDRNVNEAPDISYKVVGHAPADLGERPIVVGFGPCGIFAAMLLAQMGFKPIILERGPEVRQRTKDTWGLWRKSVLNPESNVQFGEGGAGTFSDGKLYSQIKDPKFLGRKVLHEFVKAGAPEEILYVSKPHIGTFRLTGVVENMREQIRALGGEVRFGQRVTDVLIEDGQLVGVELASGEQIHSKHVILALGHSARDTFRMLHSRGVYMEAKPFSVGFRIEHPQSLIDSARLGKYAGHPKLGAADYKLVHHAKNGRSVYSFCMCPGGTVVAATSEPNRVVTNGMSQYSRNERNANSGIVVGITPEVDYPGGPLAGIELQERLESHAFVLGGSNYEAPAQLVGDFIAGKPSTALGSVEPSYKPGVALGDLALALPEFAIEAIREALPAFEKQIRGYSLHDAVLTGIETRTSSPLRITRNETLQSLNVKGLFPAGEGAGYAGGILSAGVDGIRIAEAVARDMLGLEA; from the coding sequence ATGTTACGAATCACCGAACTCAAGCTGCCGATCGACCATCCTGAAGAAGACCTGCGTCCCGCCATCGTGCAACGCCTGGGCATCGCCAGCGATGACCTGCTCGACTTCACCTTGTTCAAGCGCAGCTACGACGCACGCAAGAAATCCTCCGAGCTGTGCTTCATCTACACCATCGACCTGACGGTGCGTGATGAAGCCAGCGTGCTGCGCAAATTTGCCGATGATCGTAACGTCAACGAAGCACCGGACATCAGCTACAAGGTGGTTGGCCACGCACCAGCCGACCTTGGCGAACGGCCGATCGTGGTCGGCTTTGGCCCGTGCGGCATCTTCGCCGCCATGCTGCTGGCGCAGATGGGCTTCAAGCCGATCATCCTCGAGCGCGGCCCGGAAGTACGCCAGCGCACCAAGGACACCTGGGGCCTGTGGCGCAAAAGCGTGCTCAACCCCGAATCCAACGTGCAATTTGGCGAGGGCGGCGCGGGGACATTCTCCGACGGCAAGCTCTACAGCCAGATCAAGGACCCGAAATTCCTCGGGCGCAAGGTCCTGCACGAGTTCGTCAAGGCCGGCGCGCCCGAAGAAATCCTCTACGTCAGCAAGCCACACATTGGTACGTTCCGCCTGACAGGCGTCGTGGAAAACATGCGTGAGCAGATTCGCGCCCTGGGCGGCGAAGTGCGCTTCGGACAGCGGGTCACCGATGTGCTGATCGAGGACGGCCAACTGGTCGGCGTCGAGCTGGCCAGCGGTGAACAGATCCACTCCAAACACGTGATTCTCGCCCTGGGCCACAGCGCCCGGGACACCTTCCGCATGCTCCACAGCCGTGGCGTGTACATGGAAGCCAAGCCGTTCTCGGTGGGTTTCCGTATCGAACACCCGCAATCGTTGATCGACAGCGCGCGCCTGGGCAAATACGCCGGGCACCCGAAACTCGGCGCCGCGGACTACAAGCTGGTGCACCACGCCAAGAATGGCCGTTCGGTATACAGCTTCTGCATGTGCCCAGGCGGCACCGTGGTGGCAGCCACCTCCGAGCCGAATCGGGTCGTGACCAACGGCATGAGCCAGTACTCGCGCAACGAGCGCAACGCCAACTCCGGCATCGTCGTGGGTATCACCCCGGAAGTGGATTACCCGGGTGGTCCGTTGGCAGGGATCGAGTTGCAGGAGCGCCTGGAATCCCACGCCTTCGTGCTCGGCGGCAGCAACTACGAAGCCCCTGCGCAACTGGTGGGCGACTTCATTGCCGGCAAACCGTCCACGGCGCTGGGCAGCGTCGAACCGTCCTACAAACCGGGGGTTGCCTTGGGCGACCTGGCCCTGGCCCTGCCGGAGTTCGCCATCGAAGCCATTCGTGAAGCGTTGCCAGCGTTCGAAAAGCAGATCCGTGGCTACTCGCTGCATGACGCCGTGCTGACCGGGATCGAGACCCGCACGTCGTCGCCGCTGCGCATTACCCGCAACGAAACGCTGCAGAGCCTGAATGTGAAGGGTTTGTTCCCGGCGGGCGAAGGTGCCGGTTATGCGGGCGGGATCCTCTCGGCGGGCGTCGATGGAATCCGGATTGCCGAGGCGGTGGCGCGGGACATGCTCGGCCTCGAGGCCTGA